A single region of the Desmonostoc muscorum LEGE 12446 genome encodes:
- a CDS encoding Zn-binding domain-containing protein, which translates to MVAKTKVPVGGIEGEYKRVSVCANCGYYHDGDFRDTCENCGAEIKPDAHGNVAKLTRVLPMETAIARRRERITCDEEERLKYGYNITTHFRYASQKRESAIVQAADGTPLFKLTYGATATIWRINRGLKKNREERGFKLNPTTGVWGDHKNPQTQQTPDSLHTEVNLMVDDTCNILIVEPLNAPVEDREAFIATLQYTLETAIQAVYKLEADELDSERLGEGKYLLFWEAAEGGAGVLSQLLEKPEAFKKIADAAFDICHFTQPKDSCIQACYECLLSYRNQFDHALINRHLIKPWLDLLLESSVITQVKGLSRDQQYQKLLEQTDPNSDFERVVLQEIYQRGYKLPDAAQKFIPEANCKPDFVYEEEAIAIFCDGSVHDSPDKRRQDQIERDNLRYETGYTVLTLSHSEGWQTELLVLASL; encoded by the coding sequence ATGGTGGCTAAAACAAAAGTTCCTGTTGGTGGCATTGAAGGCGAGTATAAACGGGTGAGTGTCTGCGCTAACTGCGGGTATTACCACGACGGCGATTTTCGTGACACTTGTGAAAACTGCGGCGCAGAAATTAAACCTGATGCTCATGGCAATGTAGCCAAATTGACTCGTGTACTGCCAATGGAAACTGCGATCGCTCGTCGTCGAGAACGCATTACCTGCGACGAAGAAGAACGGCTCAAGTATGGCTACAACATCACCACACATTTCCGTTACGCTAGCCAAAAGCGGGAATCAGCTATTGTTCAAGCTGCTGACGGTACGCCACTGTTCAAATTAACCTATGGAGCTACAGCTACCATTTGGCGAATTAATCGGGGACTGAAGAAGAATAGAGAAGAACGAGGATTTAAGCTCAATCCAACAACGGGTGTATGGGGCGACCATAAAAATCCACAGACTCAACAGACACCCGATAGCTTGCATACCGAAGTCAATTTAATGGTTGATGATACTTGCAATATCTTGATTGTTGAACCATTAAATGCTCCTGTGGAGGACAGAGAAGCTTTTATTGCCACCTTGCAATACACTTTAGAAACTGCAATTCAAGCCGTTTACAAATTAGAAGCTGATGAACTCGACTCCGAACGACTAGGCGAAGGCAAGTATTTACTGTTCTGGGAAGCTGCTGAAGGTGGTGCAGGTGTACTCTCTCAGTTATTAGAAAAACCAGAGGCATTTAAGAAAATTGCTGATGCAGCTTTCGACATTTGTCATTTTACACAACCTAAAGACAGTTGTATTCAAGCTTGCTATGAATGCTTGCTCTCTTACCGCAATCAATTTGACCATGCACTGATAAATCGTCACCTCATCAAACCTTGGCTTGACCTCTTACTGGAGAGTAGCGTTATTACTCAGGTCAAAGGGCTTTCTCGCGATCAGCAATATCAAAAATTGCTGGAACAGACAGACCCTAACTCTGATTTTGAGCGTGTGGTTTTGCAAGAAATTTATCAACGGGGGTACAAATTACCCGATGCTGCTCAGAAATTTATTCCAGAGGCAAACTGTAAACCAGATTTTGTTTATGAGGAAGAGGCGATCGCTATTTTCTGTGATGGTTCAGTTCATGATAGTCCTGATAAGCGCAGGCAAGACCAGATTGAACGGGATAATCTTAGGTACGAGACTGGTTATACTGTCCTTACCCTAAGCCATAGTGAAGGTTGGCAAACTGAATTGCTTGTTTTAGCAAGTTTATAA
- a CDS encoding hybrid sensor histidine kinase/response regulator — MAPLLELEAQTIVQEGNSFVELIHPEDVASFKSSLTYAVENFLPWRWEGRIITPSGKLKWITGSSRAVPTTEGNAWDGILIDITNHKLAEAELRQSREEAQAANRVKDEFLAVLSHELRSPLNPILGWSSLLLKRKLSEAKIEEGLATIHRNAQLQAELIEDLLDVSRILRGKLNLNCSPVDLAATIMGAMETVQLAAQAKSITLQTALEPNIGQVIGDATRLQQVIWNLLSNAVKFTPPGGQVNIHLEQMGNVAQITISDTGKGIAPDFLAHIFDYFRQEDGSITRKFGGLGLGLAIARQLVELHGGTIEAQSPGVEQGATFIIRLPFMSPQVAKTQSSRLCDLSVDLSGIKILVVDDEPDTRELIAFVLEQHGTSVTAACSAQEALTILNQSKFDVLLSDIGMPNIDGYMLIQQLRNLWPQYRQIKAIALTAYAGEINQQQALKAGFDRHITKPIEPIALVKAISDLVRSS, encoded by the coding sequence ATTGCTCCCCTATTGGAGTTGGAGGCGCAAACGATTGTTCAAGAGGGAAATTCCTTTGTGGAATTAATTCATCCAGAGGATGTAGCGTCGTTTAAATCTTCACTCACTTATGCTGTGGAGAATTTTTTACCCTGGCGGTGGGAAGGACGGATTATTACGCCATCAGGTAAACTCAAATGGATTACTGGCAGTTCCCGTGCTGTGCCGACGACAGAAGGCAACGCATGGGATGGGATACTGATAGATATTACTAATCATAAACTCGCAGAAGCAGAGTTACGCCAATCACGAGAAGAAGCCCAAGCCGCAAACCGAGTTAAAGATGAGTTTTTAGCGGTGCTTTCACATGAGTTACGCTCACCTCTGAATCCGATATTAGGCTGGTCTAGTCTTCTTCTAAAACGCAAGCTCTCTGAAGCCAAGATAGAAGAAGGACTGGCAACTATTCACCGCAATGCTCAATTGCAAGCAGAACTGATAGAAGATTTGTTGGATGTTTCACGCATTCTGCGAGGCAAACTTAACCTGAATTGCAGTCCGGTAGACCTCGCAGCTACGATTATGGGGGCAATGGAAACGGTACAGCTGGCGGCCCAAGCTAAGTCAATCACGCTGCAAACAGCACTTGAACCAAATATTGGTCAGGTTATAGGTGATGCAACTCGTTTACAACAGGTGATTTGGAATCTGCTCTCCAACGCCGTCAAATTTACCCCTCCGGGCGGACAGGTGAACATCCATTTAGAGCAGATGGGCAATGTGGCTCAAATTACTATTAGCGATACAGGCAAAGGTATTGCTCCTGACTTTCTAGCTCATATTTTTGACTACTTCCGCCAAGAAGATGGCTCCATCACTAGAAAGTTCGGTGGGCTAGGATTAGGTTTGGCGATCGCACGCCAATTAGTAGAACTGCATGGTGGCACAATCGAGGCGCAAAGTCCAGGTGTTGAGCAAGGAGCCACCTTTATAATCCGATTACCATTCATGTCTCCCCAGGTGGCAAAAACTCAGTCCAGTAGATTGTGTGATTTATCTGTTGATTTGAGTGGGATCAAAATTTTAGTAGTGGATGATGAGCCTGATACTAGGGAATTGATTGCGTTTGTGCTAGAGCAGCATGGAACCAGTGTCACTGCTGCTTGTTCAGCACAAGAGGCATTAACCATACTTAACCAGTCTAAATTTGATGTTTTACTGAGTGATATTGGGATGCCTAATATTGATGGTTATATGTTGATACAGCAACTCAGAAATTTATGGCCACAATATAGGCAGATCAAAGCCATTGCTTTAACTGCTTATGCTGGTGAAATCAATCAGCAACAGGCACTAAAAGCTGGCTTTGACCGACATATTACCAAACCAATCGAGCCAATAGCGTTAGTTAAAGCAATCTCTGACTTAGTTCGTTCTAGTTAA
- a CDS encoding IS630 family transposase, with protein sequence MNQTRESSDTRPVVLMAGDEGRFGRIGEVRACWCPQGIRPTVPKQQVRQYIYAYAAVAPELGKMTCLTLPYANTKMMNLFLSQISQEFADYFVILQLDKASWHRSNALKVPENIRLIFQPAHSPELMPVEHIWEDIREKHFYNQVFPTLDQVEEVLCQGLVELCSDSDRLRSLTFFPHLRILPLNAT encoded by the coding sequence ATAAATCAAACAAGAGAGTCATCTGATACTAGACCTGTAGTATTAATGGCAGGAGATGAAGGCAGATTTGGTCGGATTGGGGAGGTTCGGGCTTGTTGGTGTCCACAAGGTATACGCCCAACTGTACCAAAACAACAAGTCAGGCAGTATATTTATGCCTACGCCGCAGTTGCACCCGAATTAGGCAAGATGACCTGCTTAACTTTGCCTTATGCTAATACTAAAATGATGAATTTATTTTTATCACAAATTTCTCAAGAGTTTGCTGATTATTTTGTAATTTTACAGTTAGATAAAGCATCTTGGCATCGTTCTAATGCTTTAAAAGTTCCGGAAAATATTCGTTTAATTTTTCAACCTGCTCATAGCCCAGAATTAATGCCTGTTGAACACATCTGGGAAGATATTCGAGAAAAACACTTTTATAATCAAGTCTTTCCTACTTTAGACCAAGTTGAGGAGGTACTATGCCAGGGTTTAGTCGAGCTTTGTTCTGATAGCGATCGCCTGCGTTCTTTAACTTTCTTTCCCCATCTCAGAATACTACCTTTGAACGCAACTTAG
- a CDS encoding aromatic ring-hydroxylating dioxygenase subunit alpha: MGLKNFWYVAESSSAITNKPKHISMLGEEFVLYRNSKNQVVALSNLCVHRGGFLADGQVEGDCIRCPYHGWKYAADGAAVEIPANKPQTPIPKLAHIDAYPVEEKYGWVWLFLGDLPEAERPPLPLLPEFGDSTWRAISGTFKWNAPYTRVVENGLDISHLPFVHGFEPQILESSEVNLSSWSGSLFVNLKPSPSKGLWKYFTRHKGGASVEAKATFYMPNVTRQDIHLPGKSKLILFGVHVPIDDRTTITWWMQLRNFLTYFWADSDAQRRNLRAFLQDQRVVEAQRPELLPYNLAMRSDALQIAYRQLHQKYLDMGWGVKQHRIKSGDSGIETVVIPSPIRRQIPELAKAWERKEGGLN; encoded by the coding sequence ATGGGATTAAAAAACTTCTGGTATGTAGCCGAGTCAAGTTCCGCCATCACCAACAAACCCAAGCACATCAGTATGTTGGGTGAGGAATTTGTTTTATACCGCAACTCTAAAAATCAGGTTGTTGCTCTAAGTAATTTGTGCGTCCATCGTGGCGGTTTTCTGGCTGATGGCCAGGTAGAAGGCGACTGTATTCGCTGTCCCTATCATGGTTGGAAATATGCAGCAGACGGTGCAGCTGTGGAAATTCCTGCTAACAAACCCCAAACCCCAATTCCTAAGTTAGCCCACATCGATGCCTACCCTGTTGAAGAAAAATATGGTTGGGTTTGGTTGTTCTTGGGCGATCTCCCGGAAGCAGAGCGTCCGCCGTTACCCCTACTTCCAGAGTTCGGCGATTCTACCTGGCGGGCGATCTCTGGCACATTCAAATGGAACGCTCCCTACACCCGCGTAGTTGAAAACGGTCTCGACATCTCCCACCTGCCATTTGTTCATGGTTTTGAGCCACAGATCCTTGAATCGTCTGAGGTTAATTTATCAAGTTGGAGCGGCAGCTTATTTGTCAATCTCAAACCCTCCCCGTCCAAAGGACTCTGGAAATATTTCACTCGTCACAAAGGTGGTGCATCGGTTGAGGCAAAAGCAACCTTTTATATGCCTAATGTTACCCGACAGGATATTCACCTCCCTGGAAAGTCCAAGTTGATTCTTTTTGGAGTACACGTTCCCATTGACGATCGCACTACTATTACCTGGTGGATGCAGCTGCGTAACTTCCTCACCTATTTCTGGGCTGACAGTGATGCACAAAGACGGAATTTAAGGGCATTTTTGCAAGATCAACGCGTGGTTGAAGCTCAACGACCAGAACTACTTCCCTACAATTTGGCTATGCGTTCTGACGCTTTGCAAATTGCCTATCGCCAGCTGCATCAGAAATACCTGGACATGGGTTGGGGGGTGAAACAGCATCGGATCAAGTCGGGTGATTCTGGTATTGAGACAGTAGTTATTCCTTCACCTATCCGTCGACAAATACCAGAGCTAGCTAAAGCCTGGGAGAGAAAAGAAGGAGGATTGAATTAA
- a CDS encoding IS1096 element passenger TnpR family protein has product MSNLFSLIPDQIRDKLPLTEDKKELLQQQTISQNIPGTILRDFQTILEFLQPNGVEVSSTYHQFSLKYLQELNSQLSYPIDINLKRPVQKSYPYIHGLYFLLRASGVSQVITESKKSKLVLDPKILQIWQGLNHTEQYFTLLESWLVWGESELLGDQRDMFDQAYRCLLFWNNLPEEGLKINNYSEQDKLVYYPGFHNLALLHLFGLIELTSGKPQAAKGWSFTHVNPKAWGNALMAVLTESRSNIQIEDYATFRLDFRIAFDNLKPYLQPYFPEWSQTLVIAEGGFTEGVYIFKATLQNAWRRIAIPSYLNLDEVAAAIVQAFDFDPEHLYRFIHKDRLGRTLEFNHPVVEIPPDTCDFRLGDLSLEVGSHLQFIFDLLQEWEFDLYVEKIEPANDKMKKPKILESDGEPPAQYGEEEESWE; this is encoded by the coding sequence ATGAGTAACTTATTTTCCCTCATTCCAGATCAAATCCGAGATAAACTACCACTGACGGAAGATAAAAAAGAACTACTTCAACAGCAAACCATTAGTCAAAATATTCCAGGAACAATTCTGCGGGATTTTCAAACTATTTTAGAATTTCTCCAACCCAACGGCGTTGAAGTTAGTAGCACTTATCACCAATTCTCGCTTAAGTATCTCCAAGAACTTAACTCACAATTGAGTTATCCCATAGATATTAACCTCAAACGTCCTGTACAAAAATCCTATCCTTATATTCACGGTCTTTATTTCCTTCTCCGCGCCTCTGGAGTGTCTCAAGTTATTACCGAAAGTAAAAAGAGCAAGTTAGTTTTAGACCCAAAAATTCTGCAAATTTGGCAAGGATTAAACCACACAGAACAATATTTCACACTGTTAGAATCTTGGTTAGTTTGGGGAGAAAGCGAACTCTTAGGCGACCAAAGAGATATGTTTGACCAAGCATATCGCTGTTTATTATTTTGGAACAATCTTCCAGAAGAAGGATTAAAAATTAATAATTACTCAGAACAAGATAAATTAGTTTATTATCCTGGTTTCCACAATCTTGCTCTCTTACATTTATTTGGATTAATTGAACTGACATCAGGAAAACCACAAGCCGCTAAAGGCTGGAGTTTTACTCATGTAAACCCCAAGGCTTGGGGTAATGCTCTCATGGCTGTATTAACAGAAAGTCGCTCAAATATCCAAATAGAAGATTACGCCACTTTTAGGTTAGATTTTCGCATAGCTTTTGACAATTTAAAACCTTATCTCCAACCCTATTTCCCGGAATGGTCACAAACTTTAGTGATTGCCGAAGGCGGTTTTACTGAGGGTGTTTACATATTTAAAGCCACTTTACAGAATGCTTGGCGACGGATTGCTATCCCAAGTTATTTGAATTTAGATGAAGTCGCTGCCGCAATTGTGCAAGCATTTGATTTTGATCCAGAACACCTCTACAGATTTATTCACAAAGACCGTTTAGGAAGAACTTTGGAATTTAATCATCCTGTTGTCGAAATTCCCCCTGATACCTGCGATTTTCGTTTAGGCGATTTATCCTTAGAGGTAGGCAGTCATTTACAATTTATCTTTGATTTACTGCAAGAGTGGGAATTTGATTTATATGTGGAGAAAATTGAACCAGCCAATGACAAAATGAAAAAGCCCAAGATTCTTGAATCTGATGGTGAACCGCCAGCGCAATATGGTGAAGAAGAAGAAAGCTGGGAATAG
- a CDS encoding helix-turn-helix domain-containing protein, with protein sequence MAQVTQAFPHLDLETVKQRVKLAQSHWERQKWLVIYNAIADPRTAAEIALHVGVSKGFVRKIIQQYNRQGEVGSSTPGKGGRHNCYLSWEQEKELIDSFKEKARRGQVATAMQIKLAYEKEYGFPVHKTTIYRLLERHQWRKIVPRPTHPKKDPNAVDEFKKTFLS encoded by the coding sequence ATGGCTCAAGTAACGCAAGCTTTTCCCCATTTAGATTTAGAGACGGTAAAACAAAGAGTAAAATTAGCCCAATCGCATTGGGAGAGACAAAAATGGCTAGTGATATACAATGCGATCGCAGACCCAAGAACAGCAGCCGAGATAGCTTTACACGTAGGAGTATCCAAAGGATTTGTCAGGAAAATAATTCAGCAATACAACCGTCAAGGAGAAGTCGGGTCATCAACGCCAGGGAAAGGGGGTAGACATAATTGCTATTTAAGCTGGGAACAAGAAAAAGAACTGATAGATTCTTTTAAAGAAAAGGCGCGTCGTGGTCAGGTTGCAACCGCAATGCAAATCAAACTTGCCTATGAAAAAGAATATGGTTTTCCAGTGCATAAGACGACAATTTATCGGCTATTAGAACGGCATCAATGGCGTAAAATAGTCCCAAGACCAACTCATCCCAAAAAAGACCCAAATGCTGTTGATGAATTTAAAAAAACTTTCCTCAGCTAG
- a CDS encoding ISLre2 family transposase, with translation MKKNISANLNFADSLSDFQKDVTNLLDLKNIEEWSGKIVKEREEKIRQAALVLAGQCIAILLHKLSQSESAHQTAINQTKGWWHTDTQRHGYTKREILTVGNVVVNLKLPYVVQKREKKAKNKSTNVGFCPLLKWLGMSEGLTPLVWSDITKYGAIASSFEAAHTILGDWGINISLKRIERLTYKFGQISIDLRQTKISNLQQGKLPGGNILKDQRVVIAVDGGRSRIRINKKGRKNLKTNKHGFTGEWVEPKLLTIYVVDEQGKKVKNGEINIVNDGTYEDYKGFLPILEMHLISLGISQAKQVLLVADGAEWIWKHIPPLLKKLKSPDATYQLFDFYHVTERLQKFADVAFSDDKERNNWFKKARRTLKKSNAMTIIRQMDEFISEATGERCKTMVTQRNYLLRAYRERRLNYAKILDQKLPIGSGAIESLIRQVVNLRIKGNSKFWLKENAEIILHLRCQWMAGSWDNFCGSIFNSFIKPQAA, from the coding sequence ATGAAAAAAAATATATCTGCAAATTTAAATTTTGCCGATTCATTATCAGATTTTCAAAAGGATGTGACTAACCTTTTAGATTTGAAAAATATCGAGGAGTGGTCTGGAAAAATAGTTAAAGAAAGAGAAGAAAAAATTAGACAGGCTGCCTTAGTTTTAGCGGGTCAATGTATCGCCATATTATTGCATAAGCTTTCTCAATCAGAGTCGGCTCATCAAACAGCAATTAATCAAACCAAAGGATGGTGGCATACCGACACACAAAGACACGGTTATACGAAGAGGGAAATATTAACAGTAGGTAATGTTGTAGTAAATCTTAAATTACCATACGTTGTTCAAAAAAGAGAAAAGAAAGCGAAGAATAAATCTACTAATGTTGGATTCTGCCCCTTGCTAAAATGGTTAGGAATGTCAGAAGGCTTGACCCCATTAGTTTGGTCAGATATTACAAAATATGGTGCCATAGCTAGTTCTTTTGAAGCCGCACATACAATCCTGGGTGATTGGGGAATTAATATTAGTCTTAAACGAATTGAACGATTGACATATAAATTTGGTCAAATCAGCATTGATTTACGTCAAACTAAAATATCTAACTTGCAACAAGGTAAATTACCTGGTGGGAATATACTTAAAGACCAGAGAGTTGTGATTGCTGTAGATGGTGGCAGGAGTAGAATTAGGATTAATAAAAAAGGTAGAAAAAATCTCAAAACAAACAAGCACGGCTTTACAGGGGAATGGGTTGAGCCAAAATTATTAACAATTTATGTGGTTGATGAACAGGGTAAAAAAGTTAAAAATGGCGAAATAAACATTGTAAATGATGGCACTTATGAAGACTATAAAGGCTTTTTGCCAATTTTAGAAATGCATCTGATTAGTTTGGGAATTAGTCAAGCAAAACAAGTTTTATTAGTTGCTGACGGTGCTGAATGGATTTGGAAGCATATTCCCCCTCTTTTAAAGAAATTGAAATCTCCCGATGCGACTTATCAATTATTTGATTTTTACCATGTTACTGAACGGCTACAGAAATTTGCTGATGTAGCGTTTAGTGATGATAAGGAGCGGAATAATTGGTTTAAAAAAGCACGGAGAACTTTAAAAAAAAGTAATGCCATGACCATAATTAGGCAGATGGATGAATTTATATCTGAAGCTACGGGAGAGCGTTGTAAAACTATGGTCACACAGAGAAATTACCTTTTACGTGCCTATCGTGAAAGGCGTTTAAATTACGCTAAGATACTAGACCAAAAACTACCAATAGGTAGTGGAGCAATTGAGAGTTTAATTCGTCAAGTTGTCAACTTAAGAATCAAGGGTAACAGTAAATTTTGGTTGAAAGAAAATGCAGAAATTATCTTACATCTGCGTTGTCAATGGATGGCTGGAAGTTGGGATAATTTTTGTGGTTCTATCTTTAATTCTTTTATCAAACCCCAAGCTGCTTGA
- the vapC gene encoding type II toxin-antitoxin system tRNA(fMet)-specific endonuclease VapC, producing MRYLLDTNACIVYLNRPMSAVRQRLESLSPADIVVCSVVKAELFYGAMRSNNPTRTLTLQEAFLNNFVSLPFDDRAARIFGTIRAELGTLGTPIGPYDLQIAAIALVNNLTLVTHNIREFSRVSGLVIEDWE from the coding sequence GTGAGATATTTGTTAGATACCAATGCTTGTATTGTTTATCTGAATCGTCCTATGTCTGCTGTGAGGCAGAGGTTAGAATCGCTATCACCAGCAGATATCGTTGTTTGTTCGGTAGTAAAAGCCGAACTATTCTATGGTGCAATGCGAAGTAATAATCCCACACGGACTTTAACATTACAAGAAGCATTCTTAAATAATTTTGTATCTTTGCCTTTTGATGATCGGGCAGCTCGAATTTTTGGCACAATTCGGGCAGAGTTAGGGACGCTTGGTACACCAATAGGGCCTTATGATTTGCAGATTGCAGCGATTGCGCTAGTGAATAACTTAACATTAGTTACGCACAACATAAGAGAATTTAGTCGCGTTAGTGGGCTGGTGATTGAGGATTGGGAGTAA
- a CDS encoding DUF6748 domain-containing protein translates to MNKQSLNYKASIIPLLGAIIVTNGFFSKVSAQNISAPETTDSVAATVKNQEFPQWGYYTIRRDFRKCASPVCGGYFIKQVNLKATPCLDGVFRSECYVSAIDWSSLKVSPYELIKIQNDDGSRVVLRGNIVPATFSGFGEFGNLRVKEAFYAATTAPAKGTFVALKDNGIRCITTPCFSTDNLVLNKPKTAQVSSIDLSQTGATQKQLDAATNEIFDQGLIAVGKTEVVENIDPTKRDTKFVATQFYLRVEPN, encoded by the coding sequence ATGAACAAACAATCATTGAACTACAAAGCCTCAATTATTCCTTTATTAGGTGCAATAATAGTCACCAACGGATTTTTCTCCAAAGTATCGGCGCAAAATATTTCTGCTCCAGAGACTACTGATTCTGTTGCAGCCACTGTCAAAAATCAAGAGTTTCCCCAATGGGGATATTATACGATACGGAGAGATTTTCGCAAATGTGCTTCTCCAGTATGCGGTGGGTATTTTATAAAACAAGTCAACTTGAAAGCTACTCCTTGCTTAGATGGTGTTTTTCGCTCCGAATGCTATGTGTCTGCAATTGATTGGAGTTCGCTGAAAGTCTCGCCTTACGAACTAATAAAAATTCAAAATGATGATGGTAGCCGTGTGGTTCTCAGAGGTAACATCGTTCCAGCAACCTTTTCTGGATTCGGTGAGTTTGGGAATTTGAGAGTAAAAGAAGCCTTCTATGCGGCGACAACTGCCCCAGCAAAAGGTACTTTTGTGGCATTAAAAGACAATGGCATTCGTTGCATCACAACTCCTTGCTTCTCTACAGATAATCTGGTTCTAAATAAACCTAAGACTGCTCAAGTTTCGTCAATTGATTTGAGTCAAACTGGTGCAACACAAAAACAACTTGACGCAGCAACAAACGAAATTTTTGATCAAGGTTTGATTGCTGTAGGTAAAACTGAGGTAGTAGAAAACATAGATCCAACCAAGAGAGATACCAAGTTTGTGGCTACACAATTTTATTTGAGAGTGGAACCGAACTAA
- the ybaK gene encoding Cys-tRNA(Pro) deacylase, with amino-acid sequence MKTNAARLLDKLGIPYQILSYEVDPDDLAAESTAQKVGLPAEQVFKTLVVRGDTTGICFAVVPGNAQLDLKALARISGNRKVETVALKEVQPLTGYIRGGVTALASKKDYPVYLDETATLFEQITVSGGMRGMLLLLSPDDYLRAVKGTLGAIVQN; translated from the coding sequence ATGAAAACTAATGCTGCTCGACTACTGGACAAACTAGGTATTCCCTACCAAATCCTGAGCTATGAAGTAGATCCTGACGATCTGGCTGCTGAAAGTACAGCCCAGAAAGTAGGACTTCCCGCAGAGCAAGTTTTTAAGACTCTAGTAGTCAGAGGTGACACAACAGGTATCTGCTTTGCTGTTGTGCCGGGAAATGCTCAGTTAGATTTAAAAGCCTTGGCGCGAATTTCAGGAAACCGCAAGGTTGAGACAGTTGCCCTCAAGGAAGTTCAGCCACTAACAGGATATATCCGTGGCGGTGTGACAGCTTTAGCTAGCAAAAAAGACTATCCCGTTTATCTTGATGAAACTGCAACTCTATTTGAGCAGATTACTGTTTCTGGTGGAATGCGAGGAATGCTGCTTCTACTATCGCCAGATGATTATTTACGTGCAGTTAAGGGTACTTTGGGAGCAATTGTACAAAATTAA
- a CDS encoding WGR domain-containing protein: MEIYLVYVDAIQNSNKFWSGKVEGNSLTVEWGRVGYKSQAKVHECSSNSAAVKKFYNLVAEKKGKGYRESQPQIDSSCSHYEIERAIQLLNALRSYVVNRNFDEHYIQMLNQYLKIVPTPLGMQIDPYRIYRTVADVDYQQELLNSLLTTPAPIVAAVAVGHAPEATTEIKVVSLKTISKNFWRHL, translated from the coding sequence ATGGAAATCTATTTAGTGTATGTTGATGCTATCCAGAACAGCAACAAATTTTGGTCTGGTAAAGTCGAAGGTAACAGTCTCACTGTTGAATGGGGTAGAGTTGGTTACAAGTCTCAAGCAAAAGTTCATGAATGTAGTTCTAATTCTGCTGCTGTCAAGAAATTTTATAATTTGGTAGCCGAGAAAAAGGGTAAAGGCTACCGAGAGAGTCAACCTCAGATAGACAGCAGTTGCTCCCATTACGAGATAGAGAGAGCAATTCAATTACTCAATGCTTTACGCTCTTATGTTGTTAACAGAAACTTTGATGAGCATTACATCCAAATGCTAAATCAATATCTGAAAATAGTACCAACACCTTTAGGGATGCAGATAGACCCGTATAGAATTTACCGCACAGTAGCAGATGTTGACTATCAGCAAGAATTACTCAATTCTCTGCTAACGACACCTGCACCAATTGTTGCTGCGGTGGCTGTTGGTCATGCCCCTGAAGCAACAACAGAAATTAAGGTTGTCAGTCTCAAGACTATCAGCAAGAACTTCTGGCGACATTTGTAA